The following are from one region of the Polaribacter marinaquae genome:
- a CDS encoding pentapeptide repeat-containing protein, with protein sequence MLDSFFDSETYSKIDFTSTKIKKGEYDNCVFNNCNFEGIHASNIQFVECEFIDCNFSNTVIGNTAFKDVCFVNCKMIGVKFDDVDPFLLELSFKECQLNFTSFYKLKIPNSKFLNCNLEAADFTEAVVNNSLFDKSDLKGAVFFNTNIEKSDFRSAKNFNINPNQNKLSGAKFSRSSIEGLLISYKIVIE encoded by the coding sequence ATGCTAGACAGTTTTTTTGATAGCGAAACCTACTCGAAAATAGATTTTACTTCGACCAAAATTAAAAAAGGAGAATACGACAATTGTGTTTTTAACAATTGTAATTTCGAAGGAATTCATGCGTCAAATATTCAGTTTGTAGAATGTGAGTTTATAGATTGTAATTTTAGTAATACAGTTATAGGAAATACTGCTTTTAAAGATGTTTGTTTTGTAAATTGTAAGATGATTGGTGTTAAGTTTGATGATGTAGATCCTTTTTTATTAGAACTTTCTTTTAAAGAATGTCAATTAAATTTTACATCATTTTATAAACTGAAAATTCCGAATTCTAAATTTCTGAATTGTAATTTAGAAGCAGCAGATTTTACAGAAGCAGTTGTAAACAACTCTTTGTTTGATAAATCCGATTTAAAAGGAGCTGTTTTCTTTAATACAAATATTGAAAAATCTGATTTTAGAAGTGCTAAAAACTTTAATATCAATCCTAATCAAAATAAATTATCTGGCGCCAAATTTAGTAGAAGTTCTATCGAAGGACTTTTAATTTCTTATAAAATTGTAATAGAATAA
- a CDS encoding YihY/virulence factor BrkB family protein: MTKEIEDKLEKIPIINILVKLGKKIKIPGLEGMSLYDVLEMYFIGIVEGALTTRAGGIAYSFFMSIFPFMLFVLTLIPFLPIEGAQEGLLSVISDVLPPKTFDAVDSVLVDIIKNQYGGLLSFGFIGSIFLMTNGVNAIFGGFEYSYHVKEVRNVFRSYFVAMLVSIIIVLFLLVTVSLIIFFELILKDMVTLGWLEDNIIWIQLVRGFIFLLMIFLTVSMLYHYGVKEGKHSRFFSPGAVFTTLLSILTFYLFSYYVNEFAKYNELYGSIGTLLILMLFIWLNAIILLLGFELNASIYSLRRLNKTFRTPKKL; the protein is encoded by the coding sequence ATGACAAAAGAAATAGAAGACAAATTAGAAAAAATACCAATTATAAATATTTTGGTAAAACTCGGTAAGAAAATCAAGATTCCGGGTTTAGAAGGTATGTCTTTATATGATGTTTTAGAAATGTATTTTATTGGTATTGTAGAAGGGGCTTTAACAACAAGAGCAGGCGGAATTGCATATAGTTTCTTTATGTCAATTTTTCCATTTATGCTATTTGTGCTTACTTTAATTCCGTTTTTACCAATAGAAGGTGCTCAAGAAGGTTTATTATCTGTAATTTCTGATGTTTTACCACCAAAAACTTTTGATGCAGTAGATTCTGTGTTAGTCGATATTATCAAAAATCAATATGGTGGCTTGCTATCATTTGGGTTTATTGGTTCAATATTTTTAATGACAAATGGTGTAAATGCTATTTTTGGTGGTTTCGAATATTCGTATCATGTTAAAGAAGTAAGAAACGTTTTTCGTTCTTATTTTGTAGCAATGTTAGTATCTATAATTATCGTTTTATTTTTACTTGTTACGGTATCTTTAATAATATTTTTCGAATTAATTCTAAAAGACATGGTAACATTAGGTTGGTTAGAAGATAACATTATTTGGATTCAGTTAGTAAGAGGTTTTATATTTTTATTGATGATATTTTTAACAGTTTCTATGTTATATCATTATGGCGTTAAAGAGGGTAAACATTCTAGGTTTTTTTCTCCAGGAGCTGTATTTACTACGCTCTTATCAATTTTAACCTTTTATTTATTTAGTTATTATGTAAACGAATTTGCCAAATACAACGAGTTGTATGGTTCTATTGGTACACTTTTAATATTGATGTTGTTCATTTGGCTAAATGCAATTATACTTTTGCTTGGTTTCGAATTAAACGCTTCTATTTACTCTTTAAGAAGGTTAAATAAAACCTTTAGAACACCTAAAAAATTATAA
- the hisS gene encoding histidine--tRNA ligase has translation MKPSIPKGTRDFSPTEVANRTYIMNTIKTAFETFGFQPIETPSFENSSTLMGKYGEEGDRLIFKILNSGDFLKKADEKLLSEKNSLKVTSQISEKALRYDLTVPFARYVVQHQNDITFPFKRYQVQPVWRADRPQKGRFREFFQCDADVVGSKSLWQEVEFVQLYDAVFSELGLAKTTIKMNNRKILSGIAEVIGAQDKLIDFTVALDKLDKIGKDGVVKEMLSKGITEDAIEKVQPLFDFSGSNIDKLTSLEAMLASSVEGTNGVEELRFVIDSIEGLGLETANLEIDVTLARGLNYYTGAIFEVAAPEGVKMGSIGGGGRYDDLTGIFGLKDVSGVGISFGLDRIYLVLEELGLFKSVDLPKPKVVFLNFEAETDLLKMKAIKELRNHNIKSEFYPDLGESNKAQKRQWKYVTNRAIEFVVSKVENDIFTLKNMISGEQNDVSLEELISELKA, from the coding sequence ATGAAACCAAGCATCCCAAAAGGAACAAGAGATTTTTCGCCAACAGAAGTAGCAAACAGAACGTATATCATGAATACGATAAAAACTGCGTTTGAAACTTTTGGATTTCAGCCAATAGAAACACCAAGTTTCGAAAACTCATCAACTTTAATGGGTAAATATGGTGAAGAAGGAGATAGGCTTATTTTTAAGATTTTAAACTCAGGAGATTTTCTTAAAAAAGCTGACGAAAAACTTTTATCAGAAAAAAATAGTTTAAAAGTTACTTCTCAAATATCAGAAAAAGCATTGCGTTATGATTTAACAGTGCCTTTTGCACGTTATGTTGTGCAACATCAAAACGATATTACTTTTCCTTTTAAGCGTTATCAAGTTCAGCCAGTTTGGAGAGCAGATAGACCGCAAAAAGGAAGATTTAGAGAGTTTTTTCAATGTGATGCAGATGTTGTTGGTAGTAAATCTTTATGGCAAGAAGTTGAGTTTGTACAATTATATGATGCTGTTTTTAGCGAACTAGGTTTGGCAAAAACAACTATAAAAATGAATAACAGAAAAATACTTTCTGGTATTGCAGAGGTAATTGGCGCTCAAGATAAATTAATAGATTTTACGGTTGCTTTAGATAAATTAGACAAAATTGGTAAAGATGGTGTTGTAAAAGAAATGTTATCTAAAGGAATTACCGAAGATGCTATCGAAAAAGTACAACCATTATTCGATTTTTCTGGTTCTAATATAGATAAATTAACTTCTTTAGAAGCAATGTTGGCTTCTTCTGTAGAAGGAACAAACGGAGTAGAAGAGTTGCGTTTTGTAATAGATTCTATTGAAGGTTTAGGTTTAGAAACTGCTAACTTAGAAATAGATGTAACTTTAGCTAGAGGTTTAAATTATTACACAGGTGCAATTTTTGAAGTTGCAGCACCAGAAGGCGTAAAAATGGGTTCTATTGGCGGTGGAGGAAGATATGATGATTTAACAGGGATCTTTGGTTTAAAAGATGTTTCTGGAGTTGGTATTTCTTTCGGATTAGATAGAATTTACTTAGTATTAGAAGAATTAGGATTATTTAAATCTGTAGATTTACCAAAACCTAAGGTTGTTTTTCTAAATTTTGAAGCAGAGACGGATTTGTTAAAAATGAAAGCTATTAAAGAATTGAGAAATCACAATATCAAATCAGAATTTTATCCAGATTTAGGTGAAAGTAATAAGGCGCAAAAACGACAATGGAAATACGTAACAAATAGAGCAATAGAATTTGTTGTTTCTAAAGTTGAGAATGATATTTTTACTTTAAAAAATATGATTTCTGGTGAACAGAATGATGTTTCATTAGAAGAATTAATTTCAGAATTAAAAGCTTAA
- the folE gene encoding GTP cyclohydrolase I FolE: MNDERIEDLGENHVATSAENPVRPDAFDISNEEKIAKIEESVKDILYTLGMDLTDDSMQGTPKRVAKAFVNEMFMGLDPKNKPKASTFDNNYNYGEMLVEKNIVVYSTCEHHLLPIIGRAHVAYISDGKVIGLSKMNRIVEYFAKRPQVQERLTMQIVQAMQEALGTDDVACVIDAKHLCVNSRGIKDIESSTVTAEFGGKFNEKETKREFLDYLKMDTKF; this comes from the coding sequence ATGAATGACGAAAGAATTGAAGATTTAGGAGAAAATCACGTGGCAACATCTGCAGAAAACCCTGTAAGACCAGATGCTTTTGATATTTCTAACGAAGAAAAAATAGCAAAGATAGAAGAAAGTGTTAAAGATATTCTATACACTCTTGGTATGGATTTAACAGATGATAGCATGCAAGGAACTCCTAAAAGAGTAGCAAAAGCATTTGTTAATGAAATGTTTATGGGCTTAGATCCTAAAAACAAGCCAAAAGCTTCTACATTCGATAATAACTACAATTATGGTGAAATGCTAGTTGAAAAAAACATTGTTGTTTATTCTACTTGCGAGCACCACTTGTTACCAATTATTGGTAGAGCTCATGTTGCTTATATTTCTGACGGTAAAGTAATTGGTCTTTCTAAAATGAATAGAATTGTTGAGTATTTTGCAAAAAGACCACAAGTGCAAGAACGTTTAACTATGCAAATAGTTCAGGCAATGCAAGAAGCATTAGGTACAGACGATGTTGCTTGTGTAATAGATGCAAAACATTTGTGTGTAAACTCAAGAGGAATTAAAGATATCGAAAGTTCTACTGTAACTGCAGAATTTGGCGGAAAGTTTAACGAAAAAGAAACAAAAAGAGAGTTTTTAGACTACCTTAAAATGGATACTAAATTCTAA
- the secA gene encoding preprotein translocase subunit SecA: MSILNSVIKLFVGDKQQKDLKILQPVVDDVKKFEITFSKLTNDELRAKTIEFKERIKTATKKFDDQITALEEEAVKADIDRQEEIYAEIDTLKDDAYKVSEETLMQIMPEAFAVVKETAKRFVENKEIVVTASPYDRELSGERDHVTLDGDKAIWANSWDAAGKPVTWDMVHYDVQLIGGSVLHQGKIAEMMTGEGKTLVSTLPVYLNALTGNGVHLVTVNDYLAKRDKAWMGPIFEFHGFTTDCIDYHQPNSDARRKAYNADITYGTNNEFGFDYLRDNMASSKDDLVQRAPNYAIIDEVDSVLIDDARTPLIISGPVPQGDRHEFNELKPLVNELVGIQSKYLIGVLAEAKKLIAAGDTKEGGFQLLRVYRGLPKNKALIKFLSQEGIKQILQKTENYYMQDNNKLMPEVDEALWFVIEEKNNQIDLTDKGIAHLSEKTQNETFFVLPDIGVKIGSIDSSDASPEEKASLKEELYKDFSIKSERIHTMNQLLKAYTVFEKDVEYVVMDNKVMIVDEQTGRIMDGRRYSDGLHQAIEAKENVKIEDATQTFATVTLQNYFRMYRKLSGMTGTAITEAGELWEIYKLDVVEIPTNRPIQRDDKEDLVYKTAREKYNAVIEDIVKLVAEKRPVLVGTTSVEISELLGRMLQMRKIPHNILNAKLHKREADVVAEAGKPGVVTIATNMAGRGTDIKLSDEVKAAGGLAIIGTERHDSRRVDRQLRGRAGRQGDVGSSQFYVALDDNLMRLFGSDRIAKMMDRMGLKEGEVIQHSMISKSIERAQKKVEENNFGIRKRLLEYDDIMNAQREFVYKRRRNALDGKRLQLDIANMIYETCESIINNNKAARDYQNFEFELIKFSSMTSPFSEEEFNKLSEKELADKLYDLITEHYKNKIERNAVLAFPVIKDVFENEGDRYERIVVPFTDGIKSLQVVTNLKEAYESEGKSLVTDFEKNITLAIIDENWKEHLRKMDELKHSVQNASYEQKDPLLIYKFEAFELFKKTVDEINKEVLSFLFKGELPTQDSNQISEAKEVRRESLNTSKADVQNTTEQAISNSKQQPSEPVETIVRDQPKVGRNERVTIKNVMSGEEKVVKFKQAIPLIEKGEWVLVNK; this comes from the coding sequence ATGAGTATTTTAAATTCTGTAATAAAACTTTTTGTAGGTGATAAACAACAGAAAGATTTAAAGATTTTACAACCAGTTGTAGATGATGTAAAAAAGTTTGAAATAACTTTTTCTAAACTTACTAACGATGAATTACGAGCTAAAACCATCGAGTTTAAAGAAAGAATTAAAACGGCAACTAAAAAGTTTGACGATCAAATAACTGCTTTAGAAGAAGAAGCTGTTAAAGCAGATATAGACAGACAAGAAGAAATTTATGCAGAAATTGATACTTTAAAAGATGACGCATACAAAGTTTCTGAAGAAACATTAATGCAAATTATGCCAGAAGCTTTTGCTGTAGTTAAAGAAACAGCAAAACGTTTTGTAGAGAATAAAGAAATAGTGGTTACTGCATCTCCTTATGATAGAGAGTTATCTGGCGAAAGAGATCACGTTACATTAGATGGTGACAAAGCTATTTGGGCTAATTCTTGGGATGCTGCAGGGAAACCTGTAACTTGGGATATGGTACATTATGACGTGCAATTAATTGGTGGTTCTGTTTTACATCAAGGTAAAATTGCAGAAATGATGACAGGTGAAGGTAAAACTTTAGTTTCTACACTTCCTGTTTATTTAAATGCCTTAACAGGTAATGGTGTACACTTAGTTACTGTAAATGATTATTTAGCAAAACGTGATAAAGCTTGGATGGGACCAATTTTTGAATTCCATGGCTTTACAACAGATTGTATCGATTATCACCAACCAAATTCAGATGCACGTAGAAAAGCTTATAATGCAGATATTACTTACGGAACAAATAACGAATTTGGTTTCGATTACTTAAGAGATAATATGGCAAGCTCTAAAGACGATTTAGTGCAAAGAGCGCCAAATTATGCAATTATTGATGAAGTTGATTCTGTTTTAATTGATGATGCAAGAACACCTTTAATAATATCTGGACCCGTACCACAAGGAGACAGACACGAGTTTAACGAGTTAAAACCTTTAGTTAACGAATTAGTAGGAATACAAAGTAAGTATTTAATCGGTGTTTTAGCAGAAGCTAAAAAACTTATTGCTGCTGGCGATACAAAAGAAGGTGGTTTTCAATTATTAAGAGTTTACAGAGGTTTACCAAAAAACAAAGCATTAATTAAGTTTTTATCACAAGAAGGAATCAAGCAAATTCTTCAAAAGACAGAAAACTACTACATGCAAGACAATAACAAATTAATGCCAGAAGTAGATGAGGCACTTTGGTTTGTTATCGAAGAAAAAAATAATCAAATTGATTTAACAGATAAAGGTATCGCACATTTATCAGAAAAAACACAAAACGAAACTTTCTTTGTTTTACCAGATATTGGTGTAAAAATAGGAAGTATCGATAGTTCTGATGCTTCACCAGAAGAAAAAGCTTCTTTAAAAGAAGAACTTTATAAAGACTTTAGTATTAAAAGCGAGCGTATTCATACAATGAACCAACTTTTAAAAGCGTATACCGTTTTTGAAAAAGATGTAGAATATGTTGTTATGGATAATAAAGTTATGATTGTTGATGAACAAACGGGACGTATTATGGATGGTCGTCGTTATTCTGATGGTTTACACCAAGCAATCGAAGCTAAAGAAAATGTAAAAATTGAAGATGCTACGCAAACATTTGCTACAGTTACACTTCAAAATTACTTTAGAATGTACCGTAAATTATCTGGTATGACAGGTACTGCAATTACAGAAGCAGGAGAATTATGGGAAATCTACAAGTTAGATGTTGTAGAAATCCCTACAAACAGACCAATTCAAAGAGACGATAAAGAAGATTTAGTTTACAAAACTGCTCGTGAAAAATACAATGCAGTTATAGAAGATATAGTTAAATTAGTTGCAGAAAAAAGACCCGTACTTGTTGGTACAACATCTGTAGAAATATCAGAATTATTAGGTAGAATGTTACAAATGCGTAAAATTCCTCATAATATTTTAAATGCAAAATTACACAAAAGAGAAGCAGATGTAGTTGCAGAAGCTGGTAAACCTGGTGTTGTTACAATTGCAACAAACATGGCAGGTCGAGGTACAGATATTAAACTTTCAGATGAAGTTAAAGCTGCTGGTGGTTTGGCTATTATAGGTACAGAACGTCATGATTCTCGTCGTGTAGACAGACAATTAAGAGGTCGTGCTGGTAGGCAAGGTGATGTTGGTTCTTCTCAATTTTATGTTGCTTTAGATGATAACTTAATGCGTCTTTTCGGTTCTGATAGAATTGCAAAAATGATGGATAGAATGGGATTAAAAGAAGGTGAAGTAATTCAACACTCTATGATTTCTAAATCTATTGAAAGAGCTCAGAAAAAAGTAGAAGAAAACAACTTTGGTATTCGTAAACGTCTTTTAGAATATGATGATATTATGAACGCTCAAAGAGAGTTTGTTTATAAAAGAAGAAGAAATGCTTTAGATGGTAAACGTTTGCAATTAGATATTGCAAATATGATTTATGAAACTTGTGAATCAATAATAAATAACAATAAAGCCGCAAGAGATTATCAGAATTTCGAATTCGAATTAATTAAGTTTTCTTCAATGACTTCTCCTTTTTCAGAAGAAGAATTCAACAAGCTTTCAGAAAAAGAATTGGCAGATAAATTATATGATCTAATAACAGAACATTACAAAAACAAAATTGAAAGAAATGCAGTTTTAGCTTTTCCTGTAATTAAAGATGTTTTTGAAAATGAAGGTGATCGTTATGAGAGAATTGTGGTTCCTTTTACAGATGGTATAAAATCTTTACAAGTTGTTACAAACTTAAAAGAAGCATATGAAAGTGAAGGTAAAAGTTTAGTAACAGATTTCGAAAAAAATATAACTTTAGCTATTATAGATGAAAACTGGAAAGAGCATTTGCGTAAAATGGATGAATTGAAGCATTCTGTACAAAATGCATCTTATGAACAAAAAGATCCTTTATTAATTTATAAGTTTGAAGCGTTCGAGTTGTTTAAGAAAACTGTAGATGAAATCAATAAAGAAGTATTATCATTCTTATTTAAAGGTGAATTACCAACACAAGATTCTAATCAGATTTCTGAAGCAAAGGAAGTTAGAAGAGAGAGTTTAAATACAAGTAAAGCCGATGTTCAAAATACTACAGAGCAAGCTATTTCTAACTCTAAACAACAGCCATCTGAACCTGTAGAAACAATTGTTAGAGACCAACCCAAAGTTGGTAGAAACGAGCGTGTTACTATTAAAAACGTTATGAGTGGCGAAGAAAAAGTAGTGAAATTTAAACAAGCAATACCTTTAATTGAAAAAGGTGAATGGGTTTTAGTTAACAAATAA
- a CDS encoding DUF2795 domain-containing protein produces MYWTLELASYLADAPWPATKDELIDYAIRTGSPLEVVENLQDIEDEGDAYDSIIEIWPDYPTEDDYLWNEDEY; encoded by the coding sequence ATGTATTGGACATTAGAATTAGCATCTTATTTAGCAGATGCGCCTTGGCCAGCAACCAAAGATGAGTTAATAGATTATGCTATTAGAACCGGTTCTCCTTTAGAAGTAGTAGAAAATCTACAAGACATAGAAGATGAAGGTGATGCATACGACTCGATTATTGAGATTTGGCCAGATTATCCAACCGAAGATGATTATCTTTGGAACGAGGATGAATACTAA
- a CDS encoding cob(I)yrinic acid a,c-diamide adenosyltransferase — protein MKIYTKTGDAGTTALFGGTRVKKYNLRIDSYGTVDELNAYIGLIKDQEIDSEIKTSLFKIQNELFTLGAMLATPTEKETLKSGKERLNIPKINENSISFLEKEIDKMDAELPQMTHFILPGGHQAVSFCHVARCVCRRAERLSVELNDQETINNEILKYLNRLSDYLFVLARKLSKDLQVEELKWIPEKN, from the coding sequence ATGAAAATATATACAAAAACCGGTGATGCCGGAACAACTGCTTTATTTGGAGGAACTAGAGTTAAAAAATACAATTTACGCATCGATAGTTATGGCACAGTAGATGAATTAAATGCATATATTGGCTTAATTAAAGACCAAGAAATTGATTCAGAAATTAAAACTTCACTTTTCAAAATTCAGAACGAATTATTTACTTTAGGAGCAATGTTAGCAACTCCAACAGAAAAAGAAACGCTAAAATCTGGTAAAGAAAGATTGAATATTCCTAAAATTAATGAGAACTCTATTTCGTTTTTAGAAAAAGAAATTGATAAAATGGATGCCGAATTACCGCAAATGACTCACTTTATTTTACCAGGAGGTCACCAAGCAGTGTCATTTTGTCACGTTGCAAGGTGTGTTTGTAGAAGAGCAGAACGTTTATCTGTAGAGTTAAATGACCAAGAAACTATTAATAATGAGATCTTAAAATATTTAAACAGACTTTCTGACTACCTTTTTGTGTTGGCACGAAAATTGTCTAAAGACTTACAAGTAGAGGAATTAAAATGGATTCCTGAGAAAAATTAA
- a CDS encoding class I SAM-dependent methyltransferase produces the protein MLYQQKKYLQFLLKSSNQHGVHSPFVYKLITKGLYSKKSKKLWSEFKNIKQQLLDNKKIIEVTDFGSGSKVFKNNKRQVSKIAKVAGISNKKASILLKIVTYFKPLNILEFGTSLGLATSVFKIANHSAKITTLEGCQETIKIAKNLFESNNFENIEVRVGDFNDTLRTSIKEREFDLIYFDGNHTKEATLKYFNDCLQTIHNESIFIFDDIYWNQEMQEAWLEIKNDKNVTVTVDLFYFGLVFFRKEQAKEHFKIRV, from the coding sequence ATGCTGTATCAACAAAAAAAATATCTTCAATTTTTACTAAAATCTAGTAATCAACATGGTGTTCATTCCCCTTTTGTGTATAAATTAATTACAAAAGGATTGTATTCTAAAAAAAGTAAAAAACTTTGGTCTGAATTCAAAAATATTAAACAGCAATTATTAGACAATAAAAAAATAATTGAAGTCACAGATTTTGGGTCGGGTTCAAAAGTTTTTAAAAATAATAAAAGACAAGTTTCTAAAATAGCCAAAGTTGCTGGTATTTCGAATAAAAAAGCTTCCATTCTTTTAAAAATTGTAACTTATTTTAAACCATTAAATATCTTAGAGTTTGGTACATCTCTTGGTTTAGCCACTTCCGTATTTAAAATTGCAAATCATTCGGCAAAAATTACAACTTTAGAAGGATGCCAAGAAACCATTAAAATAGCAAAAAACCTGTTTGAAAGTAATAATTTTGAAAATATTGAAGTTAGAGTTGGCGACTTTAACGACACATTACGTACATCAATAAAAGAAAGAGAATTCGATCTAATTTATTTTGATGGAAATCATACTAAAGAAGCTACGTTAAAATATTTTAATGATTGTTTACAAACAATACATAATGAATCAATATTTATTTTTGATGATATTTATTGGAACCAAGAAATGCAAGAAGCATGGTTAGAAATAAAAAACGATAAGAATGTAACCGTTACAGTAGATTTATTTTATTTCGGATTGGTATTTTTTAGAAAGGAACAAGCTAAAGAACATTTTAAAATTAGAGTTTAA
- a CDS encoding polysaccharide biosynthesis/export family protein, whose product MKKYLILLFGVVFFSSCLSNKELTYLQGNPTSNSEIKRINNIPYKLQVDDILNITISSKKPEIVAVFQKQNLNSNLMNSGGSNENNQGYFSDYSIDNYGNIRIPTLGEINVLGYTELEARRKIEDILRQDYINNDESLYVSVKLSGIRYTILGEINQTGTNIIYQNRVSIIDAIANSGDITDVGNRKAVEIIRKTGNGTKKFVVDLTDIDVLNDEAFYIKPNDIINIKPLKEKSWGTGTTGLQSLTTIVSLLTLISTTIILARNL is encoded by the coding sequence ATGAAAAAATACTTAATATTACTCTTTGGGGTAGTTTTTTTTAGTTCTTGTTTATCGAACAAAGAGTTAACGTATCTACAAGGAAATCCAACTTCTAATTCAGAAATTAAAAGGATTAACAATATACCTTATAAATTACAAGTAGACGATATTTTGAATATTACAATATCTTCTAAGAAACCAGAAATTGTTGCTGTTTTTCAAAAACAAAATTTAAATAGCAATTTAATGAATAGTGGTGGTTCAAATGAAAATAATCAAGGCTATTTTTCAGACTACAGTATTGATAACTATGGTAACATTAGAATACCAACATTAGGTGAAATAAATGTGTTAGGTTATACTGAGTTAGAAGCAAGAAGGAAAATCGAAGATATTTTAAGACAAGATTATATTAATAATGACGAAAGCTTATATGTTTCTGTGAAACTTTCTGGAATTAGATATACTATTTTAGGTGAAATTAATCAAACAGGAACTAATATAATTTATCAAAATAGAGTTTCTATTATTGATGCAATCGCAAATTCAGGTGATATTACAGATGTTGGTAATAGAAAAGCTGTTGAGATTATTAGAAAAACAGGTAATGGAACTAAAAAGTTTGTAGTAGACTTAACTGATATAGATGTATTAAACGATGAAGCTTTTTATATTAAGCCTAATGATATAATTAATATTAAACCATTAAAAGAAAAATCTTGGGGAACTGGTACTACTGGTTTGCAGAGTTTAACTACGATAGTTTCTTTATTAACACTTATTTCTACAACAATAATTTTAGCAAGAAATTTATAA